One window of the Cryptomeria japonica chromosome 7, Sugi_1.0, whole genome shotgun sequence genome contains the following:
- the LOC131052425 gene encoding ATP-dependent DNA helicase PIF1, giving the protein MKIEGLDEVACEIDDDDHTHFDKRAYKLGTVSDEQWRVLKAISQGKSVFVTGCAGTGKSYLLKFAVSVLVELHGPSSVFVTASSGIAACELKGRTLHSFAGVELGEEPATKLADNVGNSPVALKRWMSAKALIIDEISMIDGELSGKNRICSQENKRNQSSVWWVAAGCQWGLLSTPTGETQGP; this is encoded by the coding sequence ATGAAAATTGAAGGATTGGATGAAGTAGCATGTgagattgatgatgatgatcataCCCATTTTGATAAAAGGGCATATAAGCTTGGTACAGTTTCTGACGAGCAGTGGAGGGTACTGAAGGCCATCTCTCAGGGGAAGTCTGTGTTTGTGACCGGATGTGCAGGCACTGGCAAGAGTTACTTGCTTAAGTTTGCAGTAAGTGTACTTGTTGAATTGCATGGTCCTTCCTCTGTTTTTGTGACTGCATCAAGTGGGATTGCTGCATGTGAACTTAAGGGTAGAACGTTGCATTCTTTTGCTGGGGTCGAGTTAGGGGAGGAACCTGCAACAAAATTGGCAGACAATGTTGGAAACAGTCCAGTGGCCTTGAAAAGGTGGATGTCTGCAAAGGCCTTAATAATTGACGAGATAAGTATGATAGATGGCGAGCTTTCGGGAAAAAATAGAATATGTAGCCAGGAAAATAAGAGGAACCAATCAAGTGTTTGGTGGGTTGCAGCTGGTTGTCAGTGGGGACTTCTTTCAACTCCCACCGGTGAAACACAAGGACCGTAG